One Enterococcus silesiacus genomic window carries:
- a CDS encoding hydroxymethylpyrimidine/phosphomethylpyrimidine kinase: MNETIQALTIAGFDSGGGAGMQADLKTFQERLVFGTSVLTALPIQNTQGVKKVYDIPLDAIQDQLVVVREDFKISAVKTGMLFTAEITHLVSEFLKAADFGPLVVDPVMIAKSGHALLKDSAVRSLIEELLPQAFVITPNIPEAEVMSNMTITTKDEMLTAAKKIQVLGAKNVVVKGGHHLEGTQSTDLLLLEDGQLDWLAADRIPTKNTHGTGCTFSACITAELAKGVDVRSAVHTSKEFIQAAIADGIQVGFGNGPTNHWAYRKVERHEEY; encoded by the coding sequence ATGAATGAAACCATCCAAGCATTAACAATAGCGGGATTTGACAGTGGCGGTGGCGCAGGAATGCAGGCGGATTTAAAAACCTTTCAAGAACGCTTAGTATTCGGGACATCTGTCTTGACCGCTTTACCGATCCAAAACACACAAGGCGTTAAAAAGGTTTATGATATTCCTTTGGATGCGATTCAAGATCAGTTAGTTGTTGTCAGAGAAGATTTCAAGATTTCTGCCGTAAAGACAGGCATGCTTTTTACCGCTGAAATTACGCACTTAGTATCAGAATTTTTAAAAGCAGCGGATTTTGGTCCTTTGGTTGTTGATCCTGTGATGATTGCTAAAAGTGGACATGCGTTGTTAAAAGATTCTGCTGTCAGGTCGCTGATTGAAGAACTGCTACCGCAAGCGTTTGTCATTACACCGAATATTCCTGAAGCAGAAGTGATGAGTAATATGACGATTACAACAAAAGATGAGATGCTGACAGCTGCGAAAAAGATTCAAGTGTTAGGTGCCAAAAACGTTGTTGTAAAAGGTGGACATCACCTTGAAGGGACACAATCAACAGACTTATTATTACTGGAAGATGGCCAGCTAGATTGGTTAGCGGCAGATAGAATCCCTACTAAAAACACTCATGGTACAGGCTGTACCTTTTCAGCCTGCATTACAGCCGAGCTGGCAAAAGGAGTTGATGTCAGATCGGCAGTTCATACTTCAAAAGAGTTCATCCAAGCAGCGATAGCTGATGGAATTCAAGTGGGTTTTGGAAATGGACCAACGAATCATTGGGCATACAGAAAGGTCGAAAGACATGAAGAATACTAA